One stretch of Rana temporaria chromosome 10, aRanTem1.1, whole genome shotgun sequence DNA includes these proteins:
- the LOC120916072 gene encoding rhodopsin kinase GRK1-like — MESSVSSAWSRNVLILFYLLMFLQVMEKEEYNISADYYSLGVILYEMANSPGRFRKIKENQSESLLTTVLWELETAHDRYIRELVALLLWENIDIRTYLVRDIRRHTFFEWTKWDEVEKGESPPAIIKKPVSI; from the exons ATGgagtcatctgtgtcctctgcctGGTCTAGGAATGTTCTCATCCTTTTTTATCTCCTTATGTTTCTACAGGTCATGGAAAAAGAAGAATACAACATCTCAGCGGACTATTACTCCTTGGGGGTGATATTGTATGAGATGGCCAACAGCCCGGGTCGCTTCAGAAAGATCAAGGAAAACCAGAGTGAAAGTTTGTTAACGACAGTCCTCTGGGAGTTGGAAACCGCTCATGACCGTTACATCCGTGAACTCGTAGCTTTG CTCTTATGGGAAAACATTGATATACGGACATACCTGGTACGTGACATCAGACGGCACACATTTTTCGAGTGGACTAAATGGGACGAGGTGGAGAAAGGAGAGTCACCCCCAGCAATTATAAAAAAACCGGTAAGTATATGA